The Ochotona princeps isolate mOchPri1 chromosome 1, mOchPri1.hap1, whole genome shotgun sequence genome has a segment encoding these proteins:
- the MAPK13 gene encoding mitogen-activated protein kinase 13: MSLTRKRGFYKQEVNKTAWELPKTYVSPTHIGSGAYGAVCSAIDKRSGEKVAIKKLSRPFQSEIFAKRAYRELLLLKHMQHENVIGLLDVFTPASSLRHFQDFYLVMPFMQTDLQKIMGMEFSEDKIQCLVYQMLKGLKYIHSAGIVHRDLKPGNLAVNEDCELKILDFGLARLADAEMTGYVVTRWYRAPEVILSWMHYNQTVDIWSVGCIMAEMLTGKTLFKGKDYLDQLSQILKVTGVPGADFVQKLKDKAAKTYIQSLPHIPKKDFTQLFPHASPHAVDLLEKMLELDVDKRLTASQALAHPFFEPFRDPEEEIEAPQLFDDALEHRKLTVDEWKQHIYKEIMNFSPVARKDSRRRSGLKL, from the exons ATGAGCCTCACCCGGAAAAGGGGCTTCTACAAGCAGGAGGTCAACAAGACGGCCTGGGAACTGCCCAAGACCTACGTGTCCCCGACGCACATCGGCAGCGGAGCCTATGGCGCCGTGTG CTCCGCCATCGACAAGCGGTCTGGGGAGAAGGTGGCCATCAAGAAGCTGAGCCGGCCCTTCCAGTCGGAGATCTTCGCCAAACGCGCCTACCGCGAGCTGCTCCTGCTCAAACACATGCAGCATGAGAAT GTCATTGGGCTCCTGGATGTCTTCACCCCAGCCTCCTCGCTGCGCCATTTCCAGGATTT CTACCTGGTGATGCCCTTCATGCAGACAGACCTGCAGAAGATCATGGGCATGGAGTTCAGTGAGGACAAGATCCAGTGCCTGGTGTATCAGATGCTCAAAGGTCTTAAG tACATCCACTCAGCTGGGATCGTGCACAGG GACCTGAAGCCAGGCAACCTGGCGGTGAATGAGGACTGTGAACTGAAG atCCTGGATTTTGGACTGGCACGGCTGGCGGATGCCGAGATGACTGGCTACGTGGTAACACGCTGGTACCGTGCACCCGAGGTTATCCTGAGCTGGATGCACTACAACCAGACTG TGGACATCTGGTCCGTGGGCTGCATTATGGCCGAGATGCTGACAGGAAAGACGCTGTTCAAGGGCAAGGACT ACCTGGACCAGCTGAGCCAGATCCTGAAAGTGACAGGAGTCCCCGGGGCAGACTTCGTGCAGAAGCTCAAGGACAAAGCA GCCAAAACCTACATCCAGTCCCTGCCCCATATCCCCAAGAAGGACTTCACTCAGCTCTTCCCACATGCTagcccccatg CCGTTGACCTGCTGGAAAAGATGCTGGAACTGGACGTGGACAAGCGTCTGACCGCCTCACAGGCCCTTGCCCATCCCTTCTTTGAACCCTTCCGGGACCCTGAGGAGGAGATAGAGGCCCCGCAGCTGTTCGATGATGCCTTGGAACACAGGAAGCTCACAGTGGACGAATGGAAGC AGCACATCTACAAGGAGATCATGAACTTTAGCCCCGTGGCCCGCAAGGACTCACGGCGCCGGAGCGGCTTGAAGCTGTAG